A stretch of Gemmatimonas aurantiaca T-27 DNA encodes these proteins:
- a CDS encoding FixH family protein has product MKSGIGWPIGVAVILGSTVVANIAVMRIANDDPSFAVEPNYYAKAVAFDSTMAQERRNLALGWGVETALDSLVAGQPTRLTIRLKGADAAPLPGAAVSVVARFNARANDTLTTVLPETAPGAYTTTLPIHTPGEWEVRIDATRADSVTHEVSRFSVSTRVTAVRAGVR; this is encoded by the coding sequence GTGAAATCAGGTATCGGTTGGCCCATTGGTGTGGCCGTCATTCTCGGCTCCACCGTCGTGGCCAACATCGCTGTCATGCGTATCGCGAACGACGATCCGTCGTTCGCGGTGGAGCCCAACTACTACGCCAAGGCTGTCGCATTCGACTCCACCATGGCCCAGGAGCGGCGCAACCTCGCGCTGGGCTGGGGTGTGGAAACCGCGCTCGATTCTCTGGTGGCGGGACAGCCGACCCGTCTGACGATTCGTCTCAAGGGCGCCGATGCCGCCCCGCTGCCTGGGGCGGCCGTCTCGGTGGTGGCGCGCTTCAACGCGCGGGCCAACGACACGCTGACCACCGTGCTGCCGGAAACGGCGCCCGGTGCATACACCACGACGTTGCCGATTCACACACCCGGAGAATGGGAGGTGCGCATCGATGCGACGCGTGCCGATTCGGTTACGCACGAAGTGTCGCGGTTTTCGGTCAGCACGCGGGTGACCGCCGTACGGGCCGGCGTGCGCTGA
- a CDS encoding sulfite exporter TauE/SafE family protein: protein MIDTGLGTAAGVLVASLVGSVHCAGMCGGFVCFYAGSEPTGAAGGTAPRLLHAHALYNVGRLLSYLTLGAVAGAIGARVSALGVLAGVQQGAAIVAGALMVAWALSTLAAQRGVSLGTVRAPLVWQRALGRVLHAVREQPVARRALLTGFLTTLLPCGWLYVFVATAGGTGSVWSAMSLMAVFWLGTVPALVAVGVGAQTILAPFRRRLPLVSATVVLVMGLWSMAGHLRAPSHDARHTESSSGISAIPAATAHPAGSTHVH from the coding sequence ATGATCGACACCGGCCTCGGCACGGCAGCAGGCGTACTCGTTGCCAGTCTGGTGGGCAGCGTGCATTGCGCCGGCATGTGCGGTGGCTTTGTCTGTTTTTATGCGGGCTCGGAGCCGACCGGCGCTGCCGGCGGTACGGCGCCACGTTTGTTGCACGCGCATGCGCTGTACAATGTCGGTCGCCTGCTGTCGTACCTCACGCTCGGTGCCGTCGCGGGAGCGATCGGTGCGCGCGTCTCGGCGTTGGGGGTGTTGGCGGGAGTGCAGCAGGGTGCGGCCATCGTGGCCGGTGCGTTGATGGTCGCCTGGGCGCTCAGCACTCTGGCCGCACAACGCGGGGTGTCATTGGGGACCGTGCGCGCCCCCCTCGTATGGCAGCGGGCGCTTGGTCGGGTGTTGCATGCGGTGCGTGAACAGCCCGTGGCGCGCCGTGCATTGCTCACAGGCTTTCTCACCACGCTGCTGCCGTGTGGTTGGTTGTATGTGTTCGTGGCCACGGCCGGCGGCACGGGCAGTGTGTGGTCGGCCATGTCGCTGATGGCCGTGTTCTGGCTGGGCACCGTACCAGCACTCGTGGCCGTCGGGGTTGGTGCACAAACCATCCTGGCGCCCTTTCGTCGTCGGCTGCCTCTTGTGAGCGCCACGGTGGTGCTGGTGATGGGTCTCTGGTCGATGGCCGGCCATCTGCGTGCGCCGTCACACGACGCGCGACACACAGAGTCTTCATCTGGAATTTCCGCCATACCGGCCGCTACGGCGCACCCTGCAGGCTCGACACATGTCCACTGA
- a CDS encoding heavy metal translocating P-type ATPase: MSTDTLRLAGTIRTAHPAVGEATLCAHCSLPVPSGLIQESAEHQFCCTGCHTAFAILHEHGLDSYYGFSQRREAPVQASGRSYEEFDHPTFAALYVQSLPGGLSRTELYLEGVHCASCVWLVERVPLLQTGVLRAELDVRRSLAVVEWDPNTITLSAIARSLDVLGYPPHPFRGVARADMRRREDRAMLVRIGISGAIAINMMLAALALYAGELNGMDAGFTHFFRWVSFALMVPAFVWPGRVFFTGAWASVRTKSLHMDLPIAIALAAGLVRGAINTITGTGPIYFDGLALLIFALLVGRFLQQRGQRLAADSAELLHAIAPSTARIVEQGTVREIPAEALLPGMTLDVRAGETFAADGVVVLGQSTVNAALLTGESRPASVQTGELVYAGTLNVEAPLQVRVEQAGETSRIAKLLYQVEESARRRAPIVQTANRLAGIFTAVVLVLAAATFGIKASFNAPHALDDAIALLIVTCPCALALATPLAITVAVSRAAGNGMLIKGGDALELLASPGTMVFDKTGTITEGRTALVRWVGPAWVQPMVLALEAGSSHPLAEGFRQAWPTLGTPDVIDAQHVVGGGLEGTINGHRVRVGSPRFVAASLTATSDVMTAALRAEDDIGRTLTPVHVSVDGELVAMAGMGDRVRDDARTALDTLRANGWRTVLLSGDAVDVVRTVGVSLGFADGQAIGGASPEQKLAFIEDAKRRGRVVMVGDGVNDAAAIAAANVGIGVQGGAEACLATADVYLTRSDLSALVELTDGSRRTLRVIRRNIALSIAYNVVGASMAMFGLLTPLAAAILMPASSITVVLGSWYGFSFPRKDRTPPRGSRTELAAPHVLEVAA, translated from the coding sequence ATGTCCACTGACACCCTGCGTTTGGCCGGCACCATCCGGACCGCGCATCCCGCGGTGGGTGAGGCCACCCTCTGCGCTCACTGCTCGCTGCCGGTGCCCTCCGGACTGATACAGGAGAGTGCGGAACATCAGTTCTGCTGCACCGGCTGCCATACCGCGTTTGCCATCCTCCACGAACACGGCCTGGACAGCTACTACGGTTTTTCGCAGCGCCGCGAAGCCCCGGTGCAGGCGTCCGGACGCAGCTACGAAGAATTCGATCATCCCACGTTTGCGGCGCTGTACGTCCAGTCGTTACCCGGTGGGCTGTCGCGCACGGAGCTGTATCTCGAAGGCGTGCATTGTGCGTCCTGCGTCTGGCTCGTGGAACGGGTGCCCCTGCTGCAGACCGGTGTACTGCGCGCGGAGCTCGATGTGCGGCGCTCCCTCGCCGTTGTGGAATGGGATCCGAACACCATCACGTTGTCGGCGATTGCCCGATCACTCGATGTGCTGGGTTATCCGCCGCATCCGTTCCGCGGCGTGGCACGCGCGGATATGCGCCGCCGCGAAGATCGCGCCATGCTGGTGCGCATCGGGATTTCCGGTGCGATCGCCATCAACATGATGCTGGCCGCACTGGCGCTGTACGCCGGTGAACTGAATGGCATGGACGCGGGCTTCACGCACTTCTTCCGGTGGGTGAGTTTTGCGCTCATGGTGCCGGCGTTTGTCTGGCCGGGTCGTGTGTTCTTCACCGGCGCGTGGGCGTCGGTGCGCACGAAGTCGTTGCACATGGATCTGCCCATCGCCATCGCACTGGCCGCTGGCCTGGTGCGCGGTGCCATCAACACGATTACGGGCACGGGTCCGATCTACTTCGACGGATTGGCGTTGTTGATCTTTGCCCTGCTGGTGGGCCGCTTTCTGCAACAACGTGGTCAACGGCTGGCCGCCGATTCCGCCGAACTGTTGCACGCGATCGCGCCAAGCACGGCCCGTATCGTGGAACAGGGGACGGTGCGGGAGATTCCGGCCGAGGCGTTGTTGCCGGGTATGACGCTCGATGTACGAGCGGGCGAAACGTTTGCCGCAGACGGCGTGGTGGTGCTTGGTCAGTCTACGGTGAACGCGGCGCTGCTCACCGGGGAATCACGCCCAGCGTCGGTGCAGACGGGTGAACTGGTGTATGCCGGCACGCTCAATGTGGAAGCCCCGCTGCAGGTGCGTGTCGAACAGGCCGGCGAAACGAGCCGCATCGCCAAGCTGTTGTATCAGGTGGAAGAGAGCGCGCGTCGTCGGGCCCCCATCGTGCAGACCGCGAATCGCCTCGCCGGGATTTTCACGGCCGTGGTGCTGGTGCTTGCCGCCGCGACATTTGGTATCAAGGCGTCATTCAACGCGCCACACGCGCTCGACGATGCCATCGCACTGCTCATCGTCACGTGCCCCTGCGCCCTGGCGTTGGCCACCCCGCTGGCCATCACGGTGGCGGTGAGCCGCGCGGCCGGCAACGGGATGTTGATCAAGGGTGGTGATGCGCTCGAGTTGTTGGCATCCCCGGGTACGATGGTGTTCGACAAGACCGGCACCATCACCGAGGGACGCACGGCGCTGGTACGCTGGGTGGGACCGGCGTGGGTGCAGCCCATGGTATTGGCGCTCGAAGCCGGCTCGTCACATCCCCTGGCCGAAGGTTTTCGTCAGGCGTGGCCCACGTTGGGCACGCCCGACGTGATCGACGCACAGCATGTGGTCGGCGGCGGGCTGGAAGGCACCATCAATGGTCATCGGGTGCGGGTCGGGTCGCCGCGATTTGTCGCCGCCTCACTCACGGCCACCTCGGATGTGATGACCGCCGCGCTGCGTGCCGAAGACGACATCGGACGCACACTCACACCGGTGCATGTGAGCGTGGATGGCGAGTTGGTGGCCATGGCCGGTATGGGTGACCGTGTACGTGATGATGCACGGACCGCACTGGACACACTGCGCGCAAACGGCTGGCGCACGGTGTTGCTCAGCGGCGACGCCGTCGACGTGGTGCGCACGGTGGGTGTGTCGCTCGGATTTGCAGACGGCCAGGCCATCGGCGGTGCCTCGCCTGAGCAGAAGCTCGCGTTCATCGAGGACGCCAAGCGGCGTGGGCGCGTGGTGATGGTGGGCGATGGTGTGAACGATGCCGCTGCCATCGCGGCCGCCAATGTGGGCATCGGCGTGCAGGGTGGTGCAGAAGCCTGCCTTGCGACCGCCGACGTCTATCTCACGCGCAGCGACCTGTCGGCATTGGTGGAACTCACCGATGGCTCACGACGCACACTGCGGGTGATCCGTCGCAACATCGCGCTGTCCATCGCGTACAATGTGGTAGGTGCCTCGATGGCCATGTTCGGCCTGCTCACACCATTGGCTGCTGCCATCCTGATGCCCGCCAGCTCGATCACCGTGGTGCTGGGCTCGTGGTATGGTTTCAGCTTTCCCCGCAAAGATCGAACGCCGCCCCGCGGATCGCGCACCGAACTCGCGGCGCCACACGTTCTGGAGGTCGCCGCATGA